The Flammeovirga pectinis genomic interval TGCTGTTGCGTAATCTTTTTTGGTATAATATACTTTTCCCGTAAATAATAAAGCATCAGTTGGTAAATGAATACCTTTGCTCTTAGCATCTTTCACTAATGCCAACATTTTATCTTCTTGCCCAAGAGCATAATAAGCTAATGGCAATATTGAATAGGTATAGGTACTTATTTCTTTATCAGAAAGAGATTTCTCTAAGTCCTTAATAGATTGTTCGTACTCTTTTTGATCATACTCTATGTAACCCGCGTAATAGCTTGATTTTAGAGCATAAGGATGAGTTCCCTTCTTTAAAACTTGGAATAGCTTGTTCGCTTCTTTGGTTTTCCCTTGATCAAAATTAGAATACGCAGCCTGATAAGCAATTTTTATATCGTCATCATCATAAAAATCAAAATAAGGATCTTTATCAAATGCTGCCAATGCTTTTTCATATTCACCTTTTTCAAAATAATAGGATCCTAAAACTTTATACGCTTTTACAGATAAAGGATGGACAGGATATGTATTTACGAAACTTTCAATTTGGCTTTTAGCTTCTGGATGTTGCAATTCTAAATTACAGACTGCAATATAAAAATGAGCTTCTACACATTTTTCATCTTCACCGCAATGCTTTGATTCAAAAAGCTCGAATTCTCTACGGGCTGCAGAAAAATTATTCTCGTTATATAGAACAATTGCCTTATTAAACAGTTTTACATTGTCAGAATAATATAACGACTCTTGAGCAGAAAGATTATTACTGAATAATAAAAGAACTAAGCAGCTTGTTAGAAGATCTATTTTAATATTCTTGAAATGACTTATCATTTTTTAAAAACTATGTTAAGGAGTGAATAGTAATTTAGATTCACATTAAAAAGTATACAAAAATTATAAATATTATGCTGTAATAAAAGATTTATAAGTTTTGATTTTTGTGTTTTTTTGATATCAAAAAGATAAAAATTAAATATTCATTAATTTATTGAAAAATCCTCTATTATATCAGCTCATTAATGTGATTTTCTAAAAATATCTGTAGATTTGATGTGAAATTTGATTTATGATTGAATTTCGGTCAGTTTATATTATTTCTAAAACTGAACTATATAATTATAACACTACGGTGTAAAACACAAAAAGTGTAAGACACAATTTTATTATGACAAAACTAAAGATTGCGATCCAAAAGTCTGGTCGATTAAGTGACGGATCTCTTAATCTGATCCGTCAGTGTGGAATTAAAATCCCTAGAATGAAAGGTGCATTAAAAGCAGAAGCTAGCAACTTTCCTTTGGAATTTTTATTTCTTCGCGATGATGATATTCCTGGTTACGTCCAAGATGGCGTTGCAGACCTTGGAATAGTAGGTGCCAACGAGGCTGTTGAAAAAGACAAAAACGTTGATACTATACATCATCTTGGTTTTTCAAAATGTAGATTGTCTATTGCTATTCCTAAAGAACAAGCTTACAATGGTATTGCAGATCTTGATGGAAAAAGTATTGCTACTTCTTATCCTAAAATCTTAGGAGACTACTTAAAAGAACAAGGTCTTAAGTGTGAAATTCATGAGATCTCTGGGTCTGTAGAAATTGCACCAAATATTGGTCTTGCAGACGCAATTTGTGACTTAGTAAGTACAGGTAGTACATTAATGCAAAATAACTTGAAAGAGGTTGAAAGTATTTTCACTTCTGAAGCATTAATGATTGCTACTCCAGGTCTAGACGCAGAAAAAAGAGGCATTATTGAGCAGTTAATGTTTAGAATTAATGCTTTACAAACTGCTGGTAATAATAAATACATTCTTTTAAATGCACCTAAGAAAAATGTAGATACTATTCTTAACTTATTACCAGGTATGCGTAGCCCGTCTATCCTACCTTTGGCAAATGAGGAATTTGTTTCTATACATACTGTTATTGCTGAAGATGATTTCTGGTCTAAGATTGAGGAATTAAAAGCTGCAGGTGCTGAAGGTATTCTTGTTATTCCTATTGAGAAAATGATTCTTTAATCATCTTCTTAAAAAGTGATGAAATTATGAAATTATACAAATATCCTGCTGTTGAAGAATGGACAAAACTACTTCAAAGACCTTCTATGAGAATGGAAGATATTGAGAAGCAAGTTACTCCTATTCTAAAAGCAGTTCAAAAAGATGGAGATGCTGCTTTAAAAGCTTTCTCACTTCGTTTTGATGGGGCAAATATAGATTCAATATTAGTTTCTGAAGAAGAATTTTCTCAGGCTGAAAAGGATGTCGATAGTGATTTGAAAGAATCTATTTCTATTGCCATTAAAAATGTCACTAAGTTTCATTCTGCTCAAAAAACAGATGTTTTAAGAGTTGAAACAATGCCTGGTATTTCTTGTTGGAGAAAAAGTGTTCCTATTCAAAAAGTTGGTTTATATATACCTGGTGGCTCTGCGCCACTTTTCTCTACTGTAATTATGATTGGTGCACCTGCTCTTATTGCAGGCTGCGAGGAAGTTTTTCTTTGCACACCTCCTAATTCGGAAGGAAAAGTACATCCAGCTATTTTATACGCAGCTAAGAAAATAGGTTTATCAAAAGTTTATAAAGTTGGTGGTGCTCAAGCTATTGCCGCTATGACTTTTGGTACAGAAACCATTCCATCTGTTTCTAAAATATTTGGACCGGGGAATCAATATGTAACTGCTGCTAAGCAATTGGCAACAAAAGAAGGTGTAGCTATAGATATGCCTGCAGGTCCTTCTGAAGTTCTTGTCTGGGCAGACGATACGGCTAACCCTGTGTTTATTGCAGCAGATCTTTTATCTCAAGCAGAACATGGTCCAGATAGCCAAGTTATTTTAGTTTCTACTTCTGAAGAAATGATTCAGAAAACTGAGGCTGAAGTTGAAAAGCAACTTTCTGTTCTACCTAGAAAAGAAATTGCTGCTAAGGCTCTAGGTCATAGCAGAAGCTTTTTGATGAATGATGAAGCTGAAGCATTGAAGTTAGTAAATGAATATGCTGCAGAACATCTTATTCTTGCTTTAGATAATGCAGAAGAAATTGCTGAAAAAATAATTAATGCCGGTTCTGTTTTTGTAGGACACTACACTCCAGAATCTGCAGGCGATTATGCCTCAGGAACAAACCATACGCTTCCTACTTATGGGTATGCTAAGAATTACTCTGGAGTTTCTTTAGATAGTTACTACAGAAAAATCACTTTCCAGAAAATTGAGAAAGAAGGATTAGAAAGCTTAGGACCTCATGTTGAAAGAATGGCTGCTGCTGAAGAATTAGATGCACATAAAAATGCTATTACAGTTAGACTTAATGCTTTAAAAGACTAAGTACTATCGCTTATAAAAAAGAAGGCTTCTCTCATTAATTTGAGAGAAGCCTTCTTCTTTTAAAGAAACTTTTTATTTTCCTTTAATTGTTTCCATAACGCGTCCGCAATGAAGCATCTTATCTCCAAAATAAGGGTTAACTACTTCATTTGTTCCGCTTAACCAGTTCGCACCAGTATTATTGAATGCCATTGGACAATGTACAACATATAAGTCCATTCCAGCCTCACCAGACTTTGCAATTTCTGTGTAATAAGCTGTTACTACCTCAAAACTTTTTCTTTGTGCCTCAAGGTCATCCGTATTAATAATTGCAGTAATAGCCTCTTTTACTTCATTTGATACTTCTGATGGTAATGTCACCTCCACCTTCTTAGCAAAAGTTTGAGCTGCCGTTGGGTTTGCTGCTATTAAACACTCAGAAAGTTTTAAATAAGCCTTAGCCCCTTTAGCTTTTTTTGCATTATAAACTACAGGTTTTAATTCAACCTTCTCCTCAACTTTAGTAGATTGTTCTGTTTTTGGAGTACCACAACTCATCATAAGAAGTACTGTAACCGCTAATATTAGTAATTTTTTCATTGTTGATATGTATTAATAAATTAAAAAAGTGAAGTTGAAAGATATTTATCCCCTCTATCACAAATAATAAATACAATTACACCGCTTTCTAACTTCTTTGCCGTCTCTATTGCTGCATAAGCAGAACCGCCACTACTCATTCCTGCAAATATACCTTCTTCTTTTGCTAAAAGACGTGTCATATTTGTTGCATTTTCCTGTGAGATATCAATTTTTTGATCAACTCTAGAATCATCAAATATTTTGGGCAAGTAAGCTTTTGGCCACCTTCTAATACCTGGGATTTTTGCGCCTTCTGCAGGTTGAGTACCAACAATTGTAATAGTTTCCGATTGCTCTTTTAAGAATTTAGAAGTACCCATAATAGTACCTGTAGTTCCCATGGCAGAGACAAAGTGTGTAACTTTCTTGTCGGTATCTCTCCAAATTTCAGGCCCAGTGGTTTTGTAATGTGCCAAGTAATTATCAGGATTATCAAACTGATTAAGCATAAAATAACCACCTTGTTGAACTTTGCTAAGTGCATAATCTCTAGCACCTTCCATAGATTCTTTTTGTGGCGTTAAAGTTACTGTTGCCCCGTATGCTTTCATTGATTTTATTCTCTCAATAGTTGCATTATCTGGCATTACTAACTCTATATCTATACCCATTAAACTAGAAATCATTGCTAGTGCAATTCCTGTATTTCCACTTGTGGCTTCAATTAGTTTCACTCCTTTCTTTAGGTCGCCTCTCTCTTGTGCTTGTTTAATCATATTATATGCAGCACGATCTTTTACACTCCCTCCGGGGTTCTGACCTTCTAACTTTGCATAAATTGTAACATTCGGATTAGGGTTTAAAGCCTTTAATTCTACTAAAGGCGTATTCCCTACAAGTGACAACACTGAAGACATAATAATTATTGTTTGGTTGATAGTTTGAGATATCAAATGCTAAGTTCCTTATTTATTTTAAAAATTATAAATGAATTGTCTATTATTTTTTATAAATCAGTTCAAAAACATCAATTATTGAATTTTATAGATGATTTTAAACAACTACAAATCTAAAGAGTTGAAAAGCTGTTAAAAGCAGTATTCATTTTTAATAAAAGTATATGATTCTATCAAAGTACTTACTACTTTTGGCGACAGAAATATATTGGCAATTCAACCACATGCCAATAAACCATTAAAAAACACATAACTCAGTCATGACAGAAGAAAAAACATTAAAAAAAGTAGCTCTTAATGATGTTCACGAAGCATTAGGTGCTAAAATGGTTCCGTTTGCAGGATACAATATGCCTGTTAGATACTCGTCGGATATTGAAGAACACAAAACTGTTCGTAATGGCGTTGGTGTGTTTGATGTATCGCATATGGGTGAATTTATGCTTAAAGGACCTAAGGCATTAGATCTTATTCAAAGAGTATCTTCAAATGATGCTTCTAAACTAACTGATGGTAAGGCACAGTACTCTTGCCTACCTAATGAAGACGGCGGAATCGTAGATGACCTTATCATTTATAAAATTAAAGATGAGGAGTATATGCTTGTTGTAAATGCTTCTAATATTGAAAAAGATTGGAATTGGATTGCAAATAAAAATACGGAAGGCGTAGAAATGACAAACGTTTCTGACGAGATTTCTTTATTTGCGGTACAAGGTCCTAAGGCTTCAGAAGCAATGCAGTCACTAACGGATGTAAACCTTTCTGATATGGGCTTTTATACTTTCACTGTTGGTAAGTTTGCTGGAGTTGACAATGTAATTATTTCTGCTACTGGATATACTGGTTCTGGTGGGTTTGAATTATACATTCCTAATAAAGATGCTAAAGAAGTTTGGACTAAAATTTTTGAAGCTGGCAAAGACTACGAAATCAAACCTATTGGATTAGGAGCTAGAGATACGCTTAGACTTGAAATGGGTTATTGTTTATACGGTAATGATATAGATGATACAACTTCTCCTTTAGAAGCTGGATTAGGTTGGGTTACTAAATTCACTAAAGAATTTACGAACAGCACAAACTTAGCAAAACAAAAAGAAGAAGGTGTAAAACGTCGTTTAGTTGGTGTTGAATTAATTGACAGAGGCGTTCCTCGTGGAGGCTATAATGTGCTTAATGCTGAAGGTGAAGTTGTTGGTAAATTAACTTCAGGAACGATGTCTCCTATGTTAGGCAAAGGTGTTGCATTAGGATATATCAATAGACCATTAACTAAACCAGGTTCTGAGGTATTTATTGAAGTAAGAAATAGAAAATTAAAAGCGGTAGTTTCAAAACCTCCTTTCTATAAAGGTTAACCTACTGTTTAAAAAAGAATATATAAAAAGAGCGATGAAAGTTATTTCATCGCTCTTTTTATATATATTACTATGTAGTCATTTAAAACTACATTGACTTTACCTTAGGTCTAATTTTTTCTAAAATGATAATTAATTCAGCTTTGTCTTGTAAATAATTATCGACTCTACTATGAACTAATTTTTCTCTTGTATCCATTTCCAAAGAGTCTAAATCTTCATCATCACCTATAACAGTTTCACCATCTAAGTACTCTTCGTAAATCATTACGCCATCGTACCTAGTAATTTTAAAATGAATTATGGAAGAGTTCAAGTCTTCACCTTTAAGTTCAGCACTAAAAGTATCAAACTTTAAAGGTTTACTGTAAGTTAAATCATATTTTTTTTGATATAGCACATCAGTCTGAAGCTCCGTTTCAAGAGCTTCATCATCACAACTGCATAGAAACAGAAGTAATAAACTAAATACTATTTTTTTAAAAATATGCATACAGCGGTTTAAATTGAATCACAAAGATATAACTTTTTAGCGATTTTTTTAACTTTAATTCAGTTTTTGTTAAAATTTATTTAACACTTACATTGTGTTTTTTAATAATTTGCATTTTATGAATAGAGTTACTATTTAATAGACACTTGTACTACACAAAGTGTTGTACTTTACTATTCATAATTTTTCATCTAAATTCTATTTCAATCTACAAAAACAGCCCAATTACTCTTAAAAAAGAGATAATTATTAGGAAAAGAGCAAACAAAAAAAAGGCATTGAACTTAATCAATACCTTTTAATACCTTGTACCTTGGGTGGGACTCGAACCCACACGAGCTTGCACTCACAAGATTTTGAGTCTAGCGCGTCTACCAATTCCGCCACCAAGGCGAATATAAAAACAACTTGTACCTAGGGTGGGACTCGAACCCACACGAAGTTTCCCTCACAAGATTTTGAGTCTAGCGTGTCTACCAATTCCACCACCTAGGCAGATGTTTTTATATTGCAATAAATAAAGTACTTGAGGTGGGACTCGAACCCACACGAGCTTGCACTCACAAGATTTTGAGTCTAGCGCGTCTACCAATTCCGCCACTCAAGCTTAAAATAAAAAAGAAATAGTACCTTGGGTGGGACTCGAACCCACACGAGCTTGCACTCACAAGATTTTGAGTCTAGCGCGTCTACCAATTCCGCCACCAAGGCATTCTTCTTTATTTTCTTATTGCCTTCCGTTTGAAAGCGATGCAAATATGCATGGTTAAACATTAGAAAGCAAACAACTTTGATCGGTGTTGATCAATTGAATTATTAACTTTCTGAATTTAAGCACTAAATTATTTGTTTTTTTTTATTAGAACCCCTCCTCTGCCACTTTTTCAGCTAATTTGAGTCTATATTCATGAGCAGTCATGTCTATTTGAGTTGGTACAATACTTCCATAATTATTGTTAATTGCCCATTCATCAGTATCACTACCTGTATCTCTATTCACAAACTTACCTGTAAGCCATAAATATTTTTTCCCTACAGGATTTACTCTTTCATCAAATTGTTCTTGCCATTTACCATCTGCTTGCCTGCAAACTTTCAATCCTTTAATTGGTTCTGTACCTATTTTAGGGAAGTTTACATTCCATGCAACACCTTTTGGCATTCCTTCTTTAAGAACTTTTTCTGCAATTTGCTTTACAAATGATCGAGTGTGCTCAAACTCTGCATCAAAACCATAATCACAAACACTAAAACCTATACTTGGCAAACCTTCTATTGCTGCTTCTAAAGCTGCAGACATTGTACCAGAATATAATACACTAACAGAGGTATTACTACCATGATTTACCCCACTTACAACCAAATCCGGCAAAGTTTCTAAGATATGATTCTTTGCTAATTTCACACAATCCGCAGGTGTACCAGAACATTGGTAAGCACTAACATTCTCTTCAGGAAAGATATCCGAAGAATGGTATCTTAATGGGTCTTCTATTGTTATTGCATGCCCTTGCCCAGATTGTGGACTATCTGGAGCAACAACAACAACATCTCCTAACTCTTTCATTACACTCACTAAAAATTTAATCCCTTTTGATGTTATGCCATCATCATTAGCTATTAATATAAGTGGTCTCTTTTTCATAATTAATTTAATTAAAAAGTAAAACGGGCTCCTAAAAGCCCGTTAATTATTATTTCCTTTATATGTAGTACCGTAAATTAGTTCGCAACTTTTTTATCTTCTGCAAGAACATCATAGTACCTTACAATTTGCAAAAAGTCTTCACGATCTTTATAATCCAATTTATTTATTTTTATAAATGCTTCAATCTTATCTTTGTATTTACCAAAATAAGCAAGCATTGTTTCTAATTTCCTTGTATCCACCTGTCGCATTTCAGCGTACATATCCATCAAATAAAAGTCATAAACTAGAATTTTTCTTCTTGTATTAAAGTTACTCCCCCAATATGGATCATAAGAAGTCTCAGATACTTCAGCAATTCTTTCTCTAGTAAATAATATATATGGCTCTCCTTCTTCAAGTAATTCAAAGAAATGATTTTTCACATATCCTTTTGATCTTTTAAATGGTAAAGAATAAAATACCCTTTGCCTTTTAGTAAGCTTATCTAAAATTTCGAAAGAAGCTACATTTTGTGCTCCAAAAGATTTAATAACTCCATTAACAATAACTTGTATAGATTCTACTTCTTCTTCTAATGAATATTTAATTCTTCCTTTTAATGAGGAACCGTTTGTTAAATCTACCTCTCCTGCATGCCAAAATTCTGAAGGGAAATCTTGAGCAAAAGTAAAAATTGGAAATAAAGTTATGATGAAGATACTTAGTGATTGTCTCAAATTCATTCTGATAAAGTTTAATCAAATCAAATGCTTTTTATAAAAATACATCTTTTTTATTAGACTTAAAATTATAAGCTAAAATTCTTTTTTCACTCAAAAATTGGTGACTCAAATCATATTTGTTAGCGAATTTAAAAAAATTAGCGAAATTTCGCTAATTTTTTTATATCAATATAATTACATTATTAATCTCTTTTAATTCACTTTAAACAACTTTCATATCAATATTTTCACATTCATTATATTTGAATGATTATTCACTAGCGAATTTTCGCTTTTTTTATTCAATTCGCTTTCACTAACTTTGGATTATCAATCACCCGGACATTAACTTTAAATACTATGAGAGGACAACACATTACTCAGATAGAAAACTTAGAAATTAGAGGCTTGATTTCTAATGAGTTCGACCAAATCTTAACTCCAGAGGCTTTAGAGTTCGTCGTACAACTTCATAAAAAATTTGCTAAGCGTAGAGCTGCTCTATTAGAAGCAAGAAAAAGAAGACAAGAAAGTATTGATGAGGGTAAAATGCCCAACTTTCTAGCTGAAACAGCATACATTAGAAACAGCGAATGGACTGTTGCTGATGTGAAAGAAGATCTAAAAGACCGTCGTGTAGAAATTACTGGACCGGTTGATCGTAAAATGATCATCAATGCCTTAAATAGTGGTGCAAATGTTTTTATGGCTGATTTTGAAGATGCAAACTCTCCTACTTGGGAAAACAATATTCAAGGTCAGATTAACTTAAGAGATGCGAATAAAAAAACCATTTCTTTTGAAAATTTAAAGAATGGAAAAACGTATTCTTTAAATGAGAAAACAGCAACATTAATGGTACGTCCTAGAGGGTGGCATTTAGAAGAAAAACATATTTTAATTGATGGTAAACCTGCCTTAGGAGGTTTGGTTGATTTCGGTTTATATTTCTTCCATAATGCAAAAGAATTAATAAAAAGAGGAAGTGCTCCATACTTCTACTTACCTAAAATTGAAAGTCATTTAGAAGCTCGTTTATGGAATGACATTTTTGTTTTTGCTCAACAGGAAATGAATATTCCTCAAGGTAGCATTAAGGCAACTGTACTTATAGAGACTATTCTTGCTGCCTTTGAAATGGATGAAATTTTATATGCTTTAAAAGAACATTCTGCTGGCCTTAATTGCGGTAGGTGGGATTATATATTCTCGTACATCAAAAAGTTTAGAAATGATCCTAAGTTTATAATGCCTAATAGAGATCAAGTAACGATGAAAGTTCATTTTATGAAATCATACTATGAGTTACTAATTCAAACTTGTCATAAAAGAAAAGCATTTGCAATGGGTGGCATGGCTGCACAAATTCCAATTAAAAATGATGCTAAAGCAAATCAGAAGGCAATAGATAAAGTTGCTAAAGATAAAACAAGAGAAGCACTTGCTGGTCATGATGGTACTTGGGTAGCTCACCCTGGTTTAGTAGCCACAGCAAAAGAAGTTTTTGATCGTTATATGGGTAATCCAAATAATATTGATAAACCAATCACTTTCAAGAAAATCACTGCAGAAGATCTTTTAAAAGTACCCACTGGTGACATTACATTAGAGGGATTGAAAAACAATATAGATGTTGGTATTCAATACATTGCTAGATGGTTAGATGGCCAAGGAGCTGTACCTATCTATAACTTAATGGAAGATGCCGCTACTGCAGAAATTTCTAGAACACAAGTTTGGCAATGGATTCAGCATCAGGCTAAAATGGCTGACGGCACTCCTATTACAAAGGAATTATACCAATCATTAATTCCAGAAGTTATGGAAACAATCAAAAACTACGTTGGTGAAGAAACTTATCAGCAAGGAAAATATAACGAAGCATTTGAAATTTTTGATATGCTTGTTACTAAAGATGAATTTATAGAGTTCTTAACACTTCCTGCATACGCACATATAGGATAAATAAAAAAGGGGCATCTCAACTGCAATTGATTTGCCCCACCAATGAATTACACATTAGTTTACACACAAATTTACAAGAAAATGACAAAGCAAGAAAGAATTGAAGCGTTAAAAAAAGAATGGGCAACTAATCCAAGATGGGAAAATATTGAACGCCCTTATGATGCTGAGGAAGTAATTAAACTACAAGGCAATGTCATTATCGAGCATTCTTTAGCAAAACAAGGAGCTGAAAAATTTTGGAAGGGACTTCATTCAGAACACTTTATAGCTGGTCTTGGTGCTTTAACGGGCAACCAAGCAATTCAAGAAGTAGAAGCCGGTTTAAATGCTATTTACTTAAGTGGATGGCAAGTTGCTGCTGATGCAAATTTAGCAGGACAAATGTACCCAGATCAATCTTTATACCCTGCCGATTCTGTTCCTAAAGTTGTTGCAAGAATTAATAATGCACTTCGTCGTGCTGACCAAATTCAGTCTGTTGCTGATAAAGATGATACAGATTATATGGT includes:
- the hisD gene encoding histidinol dehydrogenase, with the translated sequence MKLYKYPAVEEWTKLLQRPSMRMEDIEKQVTPILKAVQKDGDAALKAFSLRFDGANIDSILVSEEEFSQAEKDVDSDLKESISIAIKNVTKFHSAQKTDVLRVETMPGISCWRKSVPIQKVGLYIPGGSAPLFSTVIMIGAPALIAGCEEVFLCTPPNSEGKVHPAILYAAKKIGLSKVYKVGGAQAIAAMTFGTETIPSVSKIFGPGNQYVTAAKQLATKEGVAIDMPAGPSEVLVWADDTANPVFIAADLLSQAEHGPDSQVILVSTSEEMIQKTEAEVEKQLSVLPRKEIAAKALGHSRSFLMNDEAEALKLVNEYAAEHLILALDNAEEIAEKIINAGSVFVGHYTPESAGDYASGTNHTLPTYGYAKNYSGVSLDSYYRKITFQKIEKEGLESLGPHVERMAAAEELDAHKNAITVRLNALKD
- the hisG gene encoding ATP phosphoribosyltransferase; protein product: MTKLKIAIQKSGRLSDGSLNLIRQCGIKIPRMKGALKAEASNFPLEFLFLRDDDIPGYVQDGVADLGIVGANEAVEKDKNVDTIHHLGFSKCRLSIAIPKEQAYNGIADLDGKSIATSYPKILGDYLKEQGLKCEIHEISGSVEIAPNIGLADAICDLVSTGSTLMQNNLKEVESIFTSEALMIATPGLDAEKRGIIEQLMFRINALQTAGNNKYILLNAPKKNVDTILNLLPGMRSPSILPLANEEFVSIHTVIAEDDFWSKIEELKAAGAEGILVIPIEKMIL
- the aceB gene encoding malate synthase A, which produces MRGQHITQIENLEIRGLISNEFDQILTPEALEFVVQLHKKFAKRRAALLEARKRRQESIDEGKMPNFLAETAYIRNSEWTVADVKEDLKDRRVEITGPVDRKMIINALNSGANVFMADFEDANSPTWENNIQGQINLRDANKKTISFENLKNGKTYSLNEKTATLMVRPRGWHLEEKHILIDGKPALGGLVDFGLYFFHNAKELIKRGSAPYFYLPKIESHLEARLWNDIFVFAQQEMNIPQGSIKATVLIETILAAFEMDEILYALKEHSAGLNCGRWDYIFSYIKKFRNDPKFIMPNRDQVTMKVHFMKSYYELLIQTCHKRKAFAMGGMAAQIPIKNDAKANQKAIDKVAKDKTREALAGHDGTWVAHPGLVATAKEVFDRYMGNPNNIDKPITFKKITAEDLLKVPTGDITLEGLKNNIDVGIQYIARWLDGQGAVPIYNLMEDAATAEISRTQVWQWIQHQAKMADGTPITKELYQSLIPEVMETIKNYVGEETYQQGKYNEAFEIFDMLVTKDEFIEFLTLPAYAHIG
- a CDS encoding DUF3347 domain-containing protein, which produces MKKLLILAVTVLLMMSCGTPKTEQSTKVEEKVELKPVVYNAKKAKGAKAYLKLSECLIAANPTAAQTFAKKVEVTLPSEVSNEVKEAITAIINTDDLEAQRKSFEVVTAYYTEIAKSGEAGMDLYVVHCPMAFNNTGANWLSGTNEVVNPYFGDKMLHCGRVMETIKGK
- the gcvT gene encoding glycine cleavage system aminomethyltransferase GcvT, whose product is MTEEKTLKKVALNDVHEALGAKMVPFAGYNMPVRYSSDIEEHKTVRNGVGVFDVSHMGEFMLKGPKALDLIQRVSSNDASKLTDGKAQYSCLPNEDGGIVDDLIIYKIKDEEYMLVVNASNIEKDWNWIANKNTEGVEMTNVSDEISLFAVQGPKASEAMQSLTDVNLSDMGFYTFTVGKFAGVDNVIISATGYTGSGGFELYIPNKDAKEVWTKIFEAGKDYEIKPIGLGARDTLRLEMGYCLYGNDIDDTTSPLEAGLGWVTKFTKEFTNSTNLAKQKEEGVKRRLVGVELIDRGVPRGGYNVLNAEGEVVGKLTSGTMSPMLGKGVALGYINRPLTKPGSEVFIEVRNRKLKAVVSKPPFYKG
- the surE gene encoding 5'/3'-nucleotidase SurE; this encodes MKKRPLILIANDDGITSKGIKFLVSVMKELGDVVVVAPDSPQSGQGHAITIEDPLRYHSSDIFPEENVSAYQCSGTPADCVKLAKNHILETLPDLVVSGVNHGSNTSVSVLYSGTMSAALEAAIEGLPSIGFSVCDYGFDAEFEHTRSFVKQIAEKVLKEGMPKGVAWNVNFPKIGTEPIKGLKVCRQADGKWQEQFDERVNPVGKKYLWLTGKFVNRDTGSDTDEWAINNNYGSIVPTQIDMTAHEYRLKLAEKVAEEGF
- the cysM gene encoding cysteine synthase CysM — protein: MSSVLSLVGNTPLVELKALNPNPNVTIYAKLEGQNPGGSVKDRAAYNMIKQAQERGDLKKGVKLIEATSGNTGIALAMISSLMGIDIELVMPDNATIERIKSMKAYGATVTLTPQKESMEGARDYALSKVQQGGYFMLNQFDNPDNYLAHYKTTGPEIWRDTDKKVTHFVSAMGTTGTIMGTSKFLKEQSETITIVGTQPAEGAKIPGIRRWPKAYLPKIFDDSRVDQKIDISQENATNMTRLLAKEEGIFAGMSSGGSAYAAIETAKKLESGVIVFIICDRGDKYLSTSLF